The segment CGGCTCGGGGAGCTTTCGAGCATCACCCGGTGCTGTTCCTCGACGGTGCCGGGTCCGCCGTCGGCGCAGCCGAGGACGACGCCGACCCGGGCGCCGTCCCAGGTCCGCGGGTCGAGTCCGGCGTCGGTGACCGCCTCGTGGGCCGCGACCAGGGCGAACTGGGTGAAGCGGTCGAGGCGGTGGGCGCGGCGGGGGCCGAGCAGCCGGTCCGGGTCCCAGCCGGGCACCCGGCAGGAGATCCGGGCCGGGTGCTCGGCGAGCAGGGGGTCGTGGGACGCGGTGCCGCGGCCCGCGCGGACCGCCGCCCAGCTCGGGCCGGTGCCGATCCCGCCCGGGGTGACCAGGCCCAGTCCGGTGACGGCGATCTCGCGCGCGGCCATCAGACCCGGCTCATCCGGGACTCGACGAGTTCGGCCATCTCGCCGATGGTCTCGGTGTCGAGGAGTTCGTCGTCGGTGACGCTGACGCCGAACTCGGTCTCCAGGACGAGGGAGAGCTCGACCACGGCGAGGGAGTCGAGTTCGATGTCCTCGCGGGTGGCCTCGGGGGTGACCTGCTCGGGGGTGACCTTGAGCTTGTGGACCAGGATGGCCTTGATCTCTTCGAACACGGCGGTGTCCTTCCTCAGCGGGCGTCGGGTGTCGGGTGGGGGCCCAGGTCGGGCCAGGTGAGGGTGGCGGCGCCCCAGGTGAGGCCGCCGCCGAAGGCGGTGAGCAGCACCCGCTGGCCCGGTCGCAGGTCGCCGCTCTCGGCGGACTGGGCGAGCAGCAGCGGGATGGAGGCGGCGCCGGTGTTGCCGACCCGCTCGATGTTGGAGAGCTGGCGCTCCGGGTCGATGTCGAGGCGTTCGGCGACGGCGGCCAGGATCCGGGCGTTGGCCTGGTGGGAGGCGAGCCGGTCGACGTCGGCCAGCTGCCAGCCGGCGGCGGCGAGCGCCTGCTGGGAGGACTCGGTCATCCGCTCGACGGCCTGCCGGAAGATCGCCCGGCCGGCCATCTGGAAGTACTGGTCGCCGTGGGCGGGCTGTTCGTCGGTGGAGCGGGTGCGGGAGCCGCCGGCCGGGACGGTGATCATCTCGCGCTGGTCGCCGTCGGAGCCGAGCACGATCGGCCCGACCGCGCCGGGTTCGTCGGCCCGGCCGGCCCGCAGCACCACGGCGCCCGCGCCGTCGGCGAAGATCACCGCGGTGGAGCGGTCGCCGGGGTTGACGATGGTGGTGAAGGCGTCGGCGGCGATCAGCAGGACCCGGGCGGCCGCGCCGGAGGCGATCAGGCCGCCGGCGGTGGCCAGGCCGTACAGGAAGCCGGTGCAGACCGCGGAGACGTCGAAGGCGGGGACGCCGCCGAGGCCGAGGCGGGCGGCGACCGAGGGGCCGGTGGCCGGGCAGGGGTGGTCGGGGGTGGTGGTGGCCAGCACCACCGCGTCGACCTGGGAGTCGTCGGCGGACTTGAGGGCGCGCAGGCCGGCCTCGACGGCGAGGTCGGAGGTGGCGGTGCCGGGGCCGACGAAGTGCCGGGCGGCGATGCCGGTGCGGGTGCGGATCCACTCGTCCGAGGTGTCCAGCCGGGCGACCAGGTCGGCGTTGGTGACCACGTCGGGCGGCACGTAGCCGCCGACGCCGCAGATCACCGGGTGCCGGTCGGCCGGGTAGCCGGGCCGGCCGGCCGCTTCGGGCAGGCCGACGGTCATATCCCGTCGCCTTCCGAGGAGAGCACCTCGACCGGCAGGCCCATGTAGGCCATCCGGGCCTCGGCCATCTCGTCGGTCCACCGCTCGGCCATGTCGTAGCGCTGCTCGGGGGTGGTGTCGAGGAGGCGGACGCCGGGCCAGACCTCGTAGTCGCCGATCAGGTCGGCGTGCTGGTGCATGCCCTGCTGGAACAGTTCCTCGCGGTGGATGACGAACTCCCGGTCGGGGATCTCGTCCCACAGCTTGACGCCGGCCCGGAGGATCTCCAGCAGCCGCGGCCGGTACTCGGGGTGGGCGGCGACGTGGTCGCGCAGGATGGTGGAGGCGACGGTCAGGTGGCGGATCTCGTCGATCGCGGTGCCCCGGGAGATCTCGCCGGTGGCGGGCGACAGCGGGGTCCACTTGCGCTCGCTGAGTTCGGCGGCGGGGGCGAGGACGCCCTCGATGACGATGGCGAAGACGGCCACCCCGCCGATGAAGTCCCGCTGGTCGCGGACGATGTCGAGGGTGAAGTCCTCGACCGGCTGGAGGACCCGGCGGCGGTAGTCGGCGGCCATGTCGTCGATGTCGCGCAGCAGGGTGGCGGCGGGCAGGCCGAGTTCCACCAGGTGGTTGCGGAACACCCGGGCGTGCCGGGCCTCGTCCACCAACTGCGTGGTGTAGAACTCCAGTTCGGGGATGCCGGGGGCGATCGCCACGTAGTGGGCGAGCAGCCGGGTGGCGATCTCCTCGGAGAGGCCGCGGAAGCCGAACTCCAGCACCAGGGCGTCCCGCAGCGGGCCGGGGGCGCGCAGGAAGTCGGGGACCCCGGCGCTCTCGTGGTGCCCCGTCACCCCGCGGCCGCGCAGGGTGCCCTGGGCGACCTGGGTGATCCAGTACGCGAGGTCGCAGTCGGCGGGCGAGAGGGCGAGCTCCTTGGCCCCGTCGAGCAGGCCGGGAGCCAGGTCCCAGTCGGCCTCGCGGGCCACTGATTCGGTCATGACTGCTGCTTCCCCTTCTCGGATGGTCTGGTGGCGGAGTGGTCGGTGACCGGGAAGAGCTCCCCGACGTACAGGCCGCCCGCGTAGCTGAGCAGCGGGACGCCGAAGTCCTCGGCGGAGGCGCGCACCACCCGGCCGAGCAGCACCTCGTGGTCGCCGACCGGGGTGCGGCCGGCGGTCCGGCAGGTGTACTGGGCGAGCGCGCCGTCCAGCAGCGGGGCGGTGGTGTACGGGTCGTGCCGCCACTGGAGGCCGTCGAACTGGCGGGAGCCCTCGGGCCGGCCGGAGTCGGCGAACCAGCGGGCCAGGCCGCCCTGGTCGCCGTCCAGCACGTTGACCGAGAACCGGCCCTCGGCGACCGCGAGTTCGGCGAGCACCGAGTCGGCCCGCAGGCTGGCGCCGAGGATCAGCGGCCGGTGCGAGACCAGGGTGGCGGTGGAGACGGTGGTGCCGTGCAGGCGGCCCCGGTGGGCCACCGTGAGGACCGCCACCGGCGAGGCCAGGTGGTACAGCGCCCGGCGGCGGCGGACCTCCTCGGGGGGTTCGACCGGGGCCTGGGCGGGCGCGCTCACCGCGCCGCCCCGGCCGGTTCGGGCGCGGCCGCCGGGGTGGCGGCGGCCGCACCGCGGGGGCGGTGGCCGACCGGTACCGGGTCGGAGGCGTGGCCGAGCGGCTTGGGGTGGGCGACCCCGAGGTCGTCCAGCAGCCGCAGGTAGCCGGGCTGCCGGACCGGTTCGAAGGGCAGCGCGAAGGACTTCATGAAGTTGCCGAAGATCCCCCGGTCGCCGAACAGGTGGAACGGCAGCACCAGCAGCGCCCACTCCGGCTTGACCAGCCAGCACCACAGCGCCGCGACGGCGCCCTGGGTGAGCAGGCTGTGCATGGTGTTGTAGAGGACGTAGTACGCCTTGGCGATCGGCTTCCCGCCGGCCCGGCGGAAGGCCAGGGCGCCGGGGATGTAGCCGATCAGGTCGATGTAGAGGAACAGGCCGATCGCGGGCAGCCAGCGGATCTCGTCGAGGTGCCAGACGATCAGGCCGGTGGTGACGGCCAGCGCGGTCAGGTACTCGGCCCGGTGCAGGGCGTGGGTTCTCGGGGTCTCGAACGGGTTTGCCTGGTCCACGGGGTGCCTCCTGTCAGTGGGTGACGCCGGCGACCAGCTCCACGTCGCCGGTCAGCCTGGTCGCGGGGAACAGGCCGGTGACGGCCCAGGCGACGGTCTCCCGGATGACGCGCTCCGCGATCGGGTCGAGGATGCCTTCGAGGCTGGGGATGCCGAAGTCGAAGTCGGCCTCGAAGGCGACGTTGACGTCCGGGCCGGCCTGGGTGAACGTCCACCGGCCGGTGAAGGAGTCGAAGTCGCCGTCGCTCTGCTCGAACTCGAGCTGCAGGCGCTCCGGGAAGAACCGGTCGTCCTCGGTCCAGCGGAGCAGGCCGCTGCGGAAGTGCAGCTCCCAGCTGGAGGAGCCGACCGGCTCGGGCAGGGTGGAGTGCACGGTGGTGGCCCGCACGTGCGGGGCGAGGTCCGGGTAGCGCTCCCAGCGGAGCACCTCAGCGAAGACGTGCTCGGCGCTCTCGCCGCTCACCACCGCGTCCAGGGTCACGTGTCGCACGGTTACTTACCGCCTTCCGGCATCGTGGCCGAGCCCCGGACCAGGTCGAGGGTGGCCTTGTCGAAGGAGTCGAGGAGGAACTCCACGTCGCTGTCGGCCAGGATCGCGGGCGGCGTGAAGCGCACCACCGAGCTGCCGTTCATCGAGTGGTTGGCCACGACCCCGTGGTTGAACAGTTCGATCAGGAGCTCGCCGGCCAGGCCCGCCTCGACCAGCTCCACGCCGATCAGCAGGCCCTGGCCGCGGACGTCCACGACGAGCTCGGGGATGTTGCGGCGGGCGATCTCCTCGATCCGCGGCAGCAGCCGGGCGCCGAGGTCCATCGACCGGGTCACCAGCCGCTCCTCCTGCACGGCGCGCACGGCGCCCTGCACGGCGGCCATCAGCAGCGGCTGCCCGGAGAAGGTCGCGGTGTGGACGTACGGGTCCTTGTCGAAGGGCCTGAACGCCTTGCGGGTGGCGATCGCCGCGGAGACCGGGACGATGCCGCCGCCGAGCGCCTTGCCCGCCAGCAGGACGTCGGGGGTGACGCCCTCGATGTCGGCGCCCCACCACTCGCCGAGGCGGCCGAAGCCGGTCTGCACCTCGTCGAGGATCAGGAAGCCCTCGTACTCGCGGACGGCCTCCTCGACCTGCTTCAGGAAGCCCTTCGGCGGGATGATCACGCCGCCCTCGCCCTGCACCGGCTCGATGATCACCGCGACCTCGCCGGGGTGCGCGGCCAGTTCGGCGCGCAGCGCGTCGATGTCGCCGAACGGCAGGTGCAGGACGTCCGGGATGAGCGGGCGGAACGGCGCCTGGTAGACCTCCTTGGCGGTGGCCGACAGCGCGCCCAGGGTCTTGCCGTGGTAGCCGCCCTTGAACGAGACGGTGCGCTTGTGGCCGTTGGCGCGGGCCAGCTTCAGGCCGGTCTCGACCGCCTCGGCGCCGGAGAGCGCGAAGTGCACCCGGTCCAGGCCGGCCGGGGTGATCGCGGTGAGCGCCTCGGCCGCGCGGGCCACCGTCGGCTCCAGCAGGATGCGGGTGGCCGTCGGGTGGGTGTGCAGTTGGCGGGCGACCTCCTCGACCACGATCGGGTGCCGGGCGCCCATGATGAACACGCCGTAGCCGCCCGCGTTGAGGAAGCGCTCGCCGTCGCTGGTGGTCAGCCAGGCGCCGGAGGACTCGACCTCCATGTGGCTGCCGAACAGCTCGGCCAGGGTGGCCCGGCCCTTGCTCAGGTGGGCCCGGTAGAGGCCGAGGATCTCCTCCTCGGTGTCGACCCTGGGTTCCAGCACGGTAGTCATCGATCAACTCGCTTTCGGGACGACGGGTTTCAGGAGAGCACCAGCGGGTCGCCGGAGAGGTAGGAGAGCAGCGGCCCGGCCGCGGCGGCCCGGGACGGCGGGTGGAAGGCGAGCGGGCGCAGCGCGATGGCCGTCCGGGAGTGGTCGGAGGAGCGGATGAAGTCCAGTCCGCCGAGCAGTTCCAGCGCCTGGTCGGCGATCGCCGTGAGGTCGCGCTGCACCGCGTAGCGGGCGACCAGCACCTGGGCGACGGCCTCCTCGCCGCTCACGCCGTCGGCGACGGCGCGGGCGGCGCCCTCCAGCAGCGCGGCGGCGGCCTCGGTGCGCAGCACCAGTTCGGCCCGGTCGGCGACGCCGCCGCGGTCGCGCCGCAGCACCTCCTCGACCAGGCCGGAGGCGGCGCCGAGGTAGCCGGCCGAGATCAGCAGCTCGAACCAGGCGAAGCCGGCGTTCTGCAGGTCCTCGATCCGGTCCGGGTCGTCCGCGGCGGTGCGGATCACCAGTTCCTCGGGGACGAACACGGCGGACAGCTGGACCTCGTCGCTCTCGGCGGCGGCCAGCACGTCGTTGCCCCAGAACGGGTGGACGCTCAGCCCCGGGGTGTCGGCGCGGACCAGGGCCAGCGCCAGCTCCGGGGTGCCGTCGTCGCCGGGCACCGCGATGGACGCGGTCAGCAGGTCCATCGAACGGGCCAGGCTGCAGGGCTTCTTGGAGCCGTTGAGCCGGTAGCCGTGCGGGACCCGGTCGGCGGTGACGGCCGGGGTGAGGATGTTCTGCTGGGTGCGGCCCTCGGCCCAGCCGGAGGCCATCAGGCGCTGCTCGGGGACGACGCCGTGCAGCAGTTCGAGCTGCTCGGCGGTCAGCCGGCCCGGGCCGTCGGCCAGGGCGTACAGCATCGCGGCGGTGAAGTGGTGCATGGTGACGGCGGCGGCCAGCGAGGGCGAGAGCGCGCCCAGGGCGCGCTGCGCCCGGACGGCCTCCAGCGGGTCGGCGCCGAGACCGCCGTACTCGGCGGGGATCAGCAGGCCGACGCCGCCATGCCGGCGGAACAGGTCGATCACCGGGCTGCCGGGGGCCTCGCGCTCGGCGTACGGCAGTTCGCCCAGGGCCTTGGCCAGACCCGGGTGGTACCGCTCGGACACCTCGCGGGCGACATCGAGTGAACGCATCGGAAGGGCACCTCTGTCAGGGGTGGTGGGCGGTGGGGGTCAGGATCCGAAGACCGCTTGGCGCGGGCTGACGTCGTGGGCGATGGAGACGCCCTGGATGTGCGAGGTCTTGAGCATCGGGTAGTTGGCCTCGCCGTACACGCCGCCGGTCAGGCCGGTGCCGCCGTGGCTGGGCAGGTAGGGCAGGAACCCGATGTGCGAGTCGTTGACCTTCAGCAGGCCGCCGTTGGTGACGCGCTGCACGAAGGCGTTGATCACCCGGGCGGACTTCGCCCACAGCGAGTTGCGCAGCCCGTACTCGTTGGAGTTGACGAAGTCGATGAAGCTGTCCAGGAGTTCGTCGTTCGGCCGGACCTCCGGGACGACGATCGGCAGCAGCGGGAAGAAGGTCTCCTGCTTGACCACGTCGTACTCGCGGGCGCCGGCCAGCCCGTCCACCCGCACCACGGTGGGCTGCAGGAAGACGCCGGTCTCCGAGGGGGTGCCGTCGAGTTCGGTGCGCTGCCCGCCGGTGACCAGGGTGGCCCCCCGGTCGAGGGCCTGGTTGAGCAGGGTGAAGAACTTCTCGGAGCGGCGGACCGGCGAGAGCAGCACGCCCTCGTCCTCCGGGTAGCCGGGGCGGACGTCGGCGACCTGCCGCTTCACCTCCTCGATCAGCTCGTCGGCGATCGCCGGGTGCGCCAGCACGTAGTTGGGCACCATGCAGATCTGGCCGGAGCCGTAGAAGGACTCGGTGATCGCCTCGGCCGCGTACTTGAGGTCCGCGCCCTCCCAGACGATGATGCCGTCGTTGCCGGCCAGTTCGAGGATCGGCTTGGTGCCGGTGGCCACGCACTGCTCCTGGAAGCGCAGGCCCTCCTGGCTGCCGCCGATGTAGAAGATGTCGTTGACCAGCGGGCTGGACACCCAGCGGTCCAGGGTCTGCTTGGGGTTGGAGCAGACCACGTTGAGCACTCCGGGCGGGGCGCCGAGCTCGTCCAGCAGCGGGGCGACCACGTCGCGCAGCACCCACAGGGTGGACAGCGCGATGGAGCGCGGGGCGCGGACCACGACCGCGTTGCCGGCCATCAGGGCCAGCACGGCGAGCGCCGCGGAGGGCGCGGGGGCGTTCTGCGGCGGGTTGAAGCCGACCACGCCGTCGGGCTGCCGGCGGACGATCAGGCGCCGTCCGGCGTGCTCGAACTCGGTGTGCATCCGCTGGCGGTACCAGTAGATGGACTCCTCGCTGTACACCTGGAGCAGGCAGGACAGCTCCCAGCGGGCCAGCCGCACCGGGTGCGCCTCGGCCACCAGCATGTCCACGAACTCGTCCTGGCGGCGCAGCAGTTCCTCGCGGAACCGGGTGCCCAGGCGCATCCGCCGCTCCAGCGGCACCGCGGCCCAGCCGGGCGCGGCGGCCGCGGCGGCCTCGCTGGCCAGGTCGATGGCCTCGTCCGAGGCGATCGCGCAGCGGCCCACCACGTAGGGGTGCTGGGCGGCCTCGGTGTTGTCCTCGTCCTGTTCGAGCGCACGCTTGAGGCTGACGCTGGTGAACACGTCCTCCAACAGGGAACGCGAACTCACCGTGTAGACCCAGCCGTCGCCTTCCAGGTCCTTTCCGCCGATGAAGAGCTTGTAGCTTTTCAGCGGCTTTTCCCGAGAGGTGTTCTCCAGCGTCATCATCAGCCTTTCCGCAGAATTCCGCCGAGATTTTTCGGACCCGAGTCGATGCGATGATGACATCGGGTTCTGACGCCTTCCTGACATGAATCTGATGCCGGGAATGGAATGGTTTCCCCCCTCCGGTCAGGCCAGTGCGGCACTGATCCAGTCCCGGAGTTCGTCGGGATCCATCCGGTCGAGGCCCGCCGCGGCCTCCGCGACCGAGCGGTCGCCGCCGTGCTCGGTGAACTTCTCCCGCATCAGCTCGGCGTGGTGGGCCCGGGTGTGCGGCCCCGCCGCCGCCAGCGGGACGAGGCGCTCGCGCACCGCGCTGCGGCCGTCGGTGAGCCGGACGGTGATCCGCGCGCCGGTGGCCTTGGCGGCGCTGGTGAAGTCGCCCGCCGGGCGGGAGTTGGCGGCCGCGACGGCCCGGGCCGCCTCGTCCTCGCCGGCGAACTCGCGCAGCCACGGCTCGGCGTCCGGCCCGGCCTGGCGCAGCGCCTCGCCGAACGGCGCCTCGGAGGCGAACAGCGCCCGGGTCAGCTCCGGGTCGTGCACCAGCCGGACCTTCTCGGCGACCGCCCAGCGGCCCCGGTCGTTGAGCAGCGGCGCCCCGAAGTCGTTGACGGTCAGGCCGCCGGTCAGCAGCGCCGTCGCCACCGGGTACGGGGTGTGCAGCACCAGCGCGCCGATCGGCGAGCCCGGCCCGACCACGTAGCCGGCCGCCTTGCGCCCGGCGAACAGGGTGTACAGCGAGACCTCGACCACCACCTCGGCGACGTCCTCGGGGCGGATCGGGCCGAGGTCGCGGCGCAGGTCGGCGGCGCAGTCGACGGCCGCGTCGATCCCGGGCCCGCCCGGGTGCAGCTTGAAGGAGAGCGTCTCGGTGTGCCAGCGCTCGCCGAGCCCGGCGTTGACGGCGTCCGGCAGCGGCACGGCGGAGAAGCGGTCGAGGAACCCGTCCGGGTGCTCGACGATGTCGGCGGCCCCGCGCAGCCCGACCCGGGCCCCGTCGCAGGCGTCCATGCCGGTGCGCACCGGGGTGAAGGAGTTGAACAGCCGGGCGTCGCTGGCCAGGAAGGCCCGCATCAGCGGCCAGTTGGGCATCGCGAAGGCCAGGCCGAGCGCGTTGGTCCACACCGCGTCGTCGGCGCCCTCGGCGTGCAGCCGCCCGCACACCGAGCCGGCCAGGTGGGTGTGCACGGCGCTGTGCCCGCGCAGCGGGCCCAGGGTGGCGGCGGCGGTGATCCGGGCCGCGCACTCGTTGGCGGCGACCACGGCGGCCAGCAGCGCCGCCCCGTCCAGGCCGCGGGCCCGGGCGAAGGCCAGCGGCACCGCCACCGTCGAGTTGGACAGGTGGCCCGCGTACGCGGTGTCGTCCAGGTTCAGGTACGAGCCGAGGCCCGCCAGCACGCAGGCCCCGACCCTCGGGTCGGGCTGCAGCGGCGGGCCGAAGGCCTCGATCAGCCGGCGCCCCAGGTGGTGGTCGGCGCCGGCCCGGATCGAGGCGAGCTGCGACAGCACCTGGCTGGCCGCCAGCGAGCGCACCCGCTCCGGTATGTCCTCCGGCCGCAACCAGGCGGCCCAGGCGGTGAGTTCCTTGAGCACGGGCATGTACGGGGCTCCCCCGGTTCGGCGGTGGCGCCGCCCCGGGCCGGCCCCGGGGCGGCCGGTCCAGACGTTCCCTCAGACCGCGGCGAGCGCCGCGGCCCCCCACACCGGCAGCACGCCGGGCAGCACGCCCAGCGTCATCGAGCTCCAGTGGGGCGGCTGCAGCTCGCCGTCGTGCTCGAACACCAGCGGGCGGCCGTCCAGCCGCTCCACGGTGATCCGCCGGCCCCGGGCGTACACGACGCCGGGCAGCTCCAGGTGCTCGGCCCGCTCGGTCAGCGCGGGCACGTCGGCCGGGTCGACCTCGGCGCCGATCACGCACACGTCCAGCAGGCCGTCGTCCAGCTCGGAGTGCGGCAGCACCCGGTAGCGGCCGCCGCGGTGCTGCCCGCCGCCGACGTTCGCCAGCACGGTGGGCCCCTGGTGCACGACCGTGCCGTCCACCAGCACCCGGCCCGGGTACGGG is part of the Kitasatospora setae KM-6054 genome and harbors:
- a CDS encoding acyl carrier protein, with product MFEEIKAILVHKLKVTPEQVTPEATREDIELDSLAVVELSLVLETEFGVSVTDDELLDTETIGEMAELVESRMSRV
- a CDS encoding flavin reductase family protein is translated as MSAPAQAPVEPPEEVRRRRALYHLASPVAVLTVAHRGRLHGTTVSTATLVSHRPLILGASLRADSVLAELAVAEGRFSVNVLDGDQGGLARWFADSGRPEGSRQFDGLQWRHDPYTTAPLLDGALAQYTCRTAGRTPVGDHEVLLGRVVRASAEDFGVPLLSYAGGLYVGELFPVTDHSATRPSEKGKQQS
- a CDS encoding beta-ketoacyl-ACP synthase III; this translates as MTVGLPEAAGRPGYPADRHPVICGVGGYVPPDVVTNADLVARLDTSDEWIRTRTGIAARHFVGPGTATSDLAVEAGLRALKSADDSQVDAVVLATTTPDHPCPATGPSVAARLGLGGVPAFDVSAVCTGFLYGLATAGGLIASGAAARVLLIAADAFTTIVNPGDRSTAVIFADGAGAVVLRAGRADEPGAVGPIVLGSDGDQREMITVPAGGSRTRSTDEQPAHGDQYFQMAGRAIFRQAVERMTESSQQALAAAGWQLADVDRLASHQANARILAAVAERLDIDPERQLSNIERVGNTGAASIPLLLAQSAESGDLRPGQRVLLTAFGGGLTWGAATLTWPDLGPHPTPDAR
- a CDS encoding aspartate aminotransferase family protein — encoded protein: MTTVLEPRVDTEEEILGLYRAHLSKGRATLAELFGSHMEVESSGAWLTTSDGERFLNAGGYGVFIMGARHPIVVEEVARQLHTHPTATRILLEPTVARAAEALTAITPAGLDRVHFALSGAEAVETGLKLARANGHKRTVSFKGGYHGKTLGALSATAKEVYQAPFRPLIPDVLHLPFGDIDALRAELAAHPGEVAVIIEPVQGEGGVIIPPKGFLKQVEEAVREYEGFLILDEVQTGFGRLGEWWGADIEGVTPDVLLAGKALGGGIVPVSAAIATRKAFRPFDKDPYVHTATFSGQPLLMAAVQGAVRAVQEERLVTRSMDLGARLLPRIEEIARRNIPELVVDVRGQGLLIGVELVEAGLAGELLIELFNHGVVANHSMNGSSVVRFTPPAILADSDVEFLLDSFDKATLDLVRGSATMPEGGK
- a CDS encoding type II toxin-antitoxin system RatA family toxin is translated as MRHVTLDAVVSGESAEHVFAEVLRWERYPDLAPHVRATTVHSTLPEPVGSSSWELHFRSGLLRWTEDDRFFPERLQLEFEQSDGDFDSFTGRWTFTQAGPDVNVAFEADFDFGIPSLEGILDPIAERVIRETVAWAVTGLFPATRLTGDVELVAGVTH
- a CDS encoding ferritin family protein, which encodes MTESVAREADWDLAPGLLDGAKELALSPADCDLAYWITQVAQGTLRGRGVTGHHESAGVPDFLRAPGPLRDALVLEFGFRGLSEEIATRLLAHYVAIAPGIPELEFYTTQLVDEARHARVFRNHLVELGLPAATLLRDIDDMAADYRRRVLQPVEDFTLDIVRDQRDFIGGVAVFAIVIEGVLAPAAELSERKWTPLSPATGEISRGTAIDEIRHLTVASTILRDHVAAHPEYRPRLLEILRAGVKLWDEIPDREFVIHREELFQQGMHQHADLIGDYEVWPGVRLLDTTPEQRYDMAERWTDEMAEARMAYMGLPVEVLSSEGDGI
- a CDS encoding MmgE/PrpD family protein; protein product: MPVLKELTAWAAWLRPEDIPERVRSLAASQVLSQLASIRAGADHHLGRRLIEAFGPPLQPDPRVGACVLAGLGSYLNLDDTAYAGHLSNSTVAVPLAFARARGLDGAALLAAVVAANECAARITAAATLGPLRGHSAVHTHLAGSVCGRLHAEGADDAVWTNALGLAFAMPNWPLMRAFLASDARLFNSFTPVRTGMDACDGARVGLRGAADIVEHPDGFLDRFSAVPLPDAVNAGLGERWHTETLSFKLHPGGPGIDAAVDCAADLRRDLGPIRPEDVAEVVVEVSLYTLFAGRKAAGYVVGPGSPIGALVLHTPYPVATALLTGGLTVNDFGAPLLNDRGRWAVAEKVRLVHDPELTRALFASEAPFGEALRQAGPDAEPWLREFAGEDEAARAVAAANSRPAGDFTSAAKATGARITVRLTDGRSAVRERLVPLAAAGPHTRAHHAELMREKFTEHGGDRSVAEAAAGLDRMDPDELRDWISAALA
- a CDS encoding acyl-CoA dehydrogenase family protein; translated protein: MRSLDVAREVSERYHPGLAKALGELPYAEREAPGSPVIDLFRRHGGVGLLIPAEYGGLGADPLEAVRAQRALGALSPSLAAAVTMHHFTAAMLYALADGPGRLTAEQLELLHGVVPEQRLMASGWAEGRTQQNILTPAVTADRVPHGYRLNGSKKPCSLARSMDLLTASIAVPGDDGTPELALALVRADTPGLSVHPFWGNDVLAAAESDEVQLSAVFVPEELVIRTAADDPDRIEDLQNAGFAWFELLISAGYLGAASGLVEEVLRRDRGGVADRAELVLRTEAAAALLEGAARAVADGVSGEEAVAQVLVARYAVQRDLTAIADQALELLGGLDFIRSSDHSRTAIALRPLAFHPPSRAAAAGPLLSYLSGDPLVLS
- a CDS encoding aldehyde dehydrogenase family protein translates to MMTLENTSREKPLKSYKLFIGGKDLEGDGWVYTVSSRSLLEDVFTSVSLKRALEQDEDNTEAAQHPYVVGRCAIASDEAIDLASEAAAAAAPGWAAVPLERRMRLGTRFREELLRRQDEFVDMLVAEAHPVRLARWELSCLLQVYSEESIYWYRQRMHTEFEHAGRRLIVRRQPDGVVGFNPPQNAPAPSAALAVLALMAGNAVVVRAPRSIALSTLWVLRDVVAPLLDELGAPPGVLNVVCSNPKQTLDRWVSSPLVNDIFYIGGSQEGLRFQEQCVATGTKPILELAGNDGIIVWEGADLKYAAEAITESFYGSGQICMVPNYVLAHPAIADELIEEVKRQVADVRPGYPEDEGVLLSPVRRSEKFFTLLNQALDRGATLVTGGQRTELDGTPSETGVFLQPTVVRVDGLAGAREYDVVKQETFFPLLPIVVPEVRPNDELLDSFIDFVNSNEYGLRNSLWAKSARVINAFVQRVTNGGLLKVNDSHIGFLPYLPSHGGTGLTGGVYGEANYPMLKTSHIQGVSIAHDVSPRQAVFGS